A genomic window from Streptomyces brevispora includes:
- a CDS encoding cation:dicarboxylate symporter family transporter, translated as MGVAAAKRDRTKYLYLAVIVAVGLGIIVGFAAPGVAVELKPLGTAFVNLIKMMISPIIFCTIVLGVGSVRKAAKVGAVGGLALGYFLVMSTVALGIGLVVGNILEPGTSLHLTDAARAAGEHQASGGGESTADFLVGIIPTTMVSAFTGGEVLQTLLIALLTGFALQALGPAGEPVLRGIGHIQRLVFRILSMIMWATPVGAFGAMAAVVGETGVDALKSLAVIMIGFYVTCAIFVFAVLGAILRLVAGVNLLLLLKYLGREFLLILSTSSSESALPLLIAKMEHLGVSKPVVGITVPTGYSFNLDGTAIYLTMSSLFIANAMGDPLSATQQISLLLFMIIASKGAAGVTGAGLATLAGGLQSHRPELVDGVGLIVGIDRFMSEARALTNFAGNAVATVLVGTWTKEIDKERVDRVLSGELPWDESMLDADDAHGGGTDVPEPREGEREVSMTKA; from the coding sequence GTGGGAGTGGCCGCCGCCAAGCGGGACCGTACGAAGTATCTGTATCTCGCCGTGATCGTGGCGGTGGGGCTCGGGATCATCGTGGGCTTCGCCGCCCCCGGAGTCGCCGTCGAGCTGAAGCCGCTCGGCACCGCCTTCGTCAATCTGATCAAGATGATGATCTCGCCCATCATCTTCTGCACGATCGTGCTGGGCGTCGGCTCGGTCCGCAAGGCCGCCAAGGTCGGCGCGGTCGGCGGCCTCGCCCTCGGCTACTTCCTGGTGATGTCGACCGTCGCGCTCGGCATCGGCCTGGTCGTCGGCAACATCCTCGAGCCGGGCACGAGCCTGCACCTCACCGACGCGGCACGGGCCGCCGGTGAGCACCAGGCGAGCGGCGGCGGCGAATCGACGGCCGACTTCCTCGTCGGCATCATCCCGACCACCATGGTCTCCGCCTTCACCGGCGGCGAGGTCCTCCAGACCCTGCTGATCGCACTGCTGACGGGCTTCGCCCTGCAGGCGCTCGGCCCGGCCGGCGAGCCGGTGCTGCGCGGCATCGGCCACATCCAGCGACTCGTCTTCCGCATCCTGTCCATGATCATGTGGGCCACCCCGGTCGGCGCGTTCGGTGCGATGGCCGCGGTGGTCGGGGAGACCGGCGTCGACGCGCTGAAGTCCCTCGCCGTCATCATGATCGGCTTCTACGTCACCTGTGCGATCTTCGTCTTCGCGGTGCTCGGCGCGATCCTGCGGCTCGTCGCCGGGGTGAACCTGCTGCTCCTGCTGAAGTACCTGGGCCGCGAGTTCCTGCTGATCCTGTCGACCTCCTCGTCGGAGTCCGCGCTGCCGCTGCTGATCGCCAAGATGGAGCACCTCGGGGTCAGCAAGCCCGTCGTCGGGATCACCGTCCCGACCGGCTACTCGTTCAACCTGGACGGCACCGCGATCTACCTCACGATGTCGTCGCTCTTCATCGCCAACGCGATGGGCGACCCGCTGAGCGCGACCCAGCAGATCTCCCTCCTGCTCTTCATGATCATCGCCTCCAAGGGGGCGGCCGGGGTCACCGGCGCCGGTCTCGCCACCCTCGCGGGCGGGCTCCAGTCGCACCGCCCCGAACTGGTCGACGGCGTCGGCCTGATCGTCGGCATCGACCGGTTCATGAGCGAGGCCCGCGCCCTGACGAACTTCGCGGGCAACGCGGTCGCCACGGTCCTGGTCGGCACCTGGACCAAGGAGATCGACAAGGAACGCGTCGACCGGGTGCTCTCCGGCGAGCTCCCCTGGGACGAGTCGATGCTCGACGCGGACGACGCGCACGGCGGCGGCACGGACGTCCCCGAGCCGCGCGAGGGCGAGCGCGAGGTCTCGATGACGAAGGCGTAG